A window from Alistipes sp. ZOR0009 encodes these proteins:
- a CDS encoding DUF6150 family protein, with amino-acid sequence MKRILLLSIVALLFGRVEAQRIYVASYESQANVKVFVVKYECQADLKVYEVKYECQAKGNEGRWCYTKYSGQSQKKICFVKYECQANLKVCFVRYECQAGWRNKSKRYLME; translated from the coding sequence ATGAAAAGAATTCTATTATTGTCGATTGTTGCACTTCTATTTGGCCGTGTGGAGGCGCAAAGGATTTATGTGGCTAGCTATGAAAGCCAGGCAAATGTCAAAGTTTTTGTTGTTAAGTATGAATGTCAGGCCGACTTAAAGGTATATGAGGTTAAGTACGAGTGCCAGGCAAAGGGGAATGAAGGACGATGGTGTTACACCAAGTATAGCGGCCAGTCGCAAAAGAAGATTTGCTTTGTTAAGTACGAATGTCAAGCCAACCTAAAAGTTTGTTTTGTACGCTATGAATGTCAAGCAGGATGGAGGAATAAGTCAAAGCGATACTTAATGGAATAA